CCACGCTAATACTTAAAAATGAGCCAACCGCAATCCGCATTGGATTAACTGCTTGCTTATTTTTCTTTTTGCCCTGATGTGGTTTTAATAAGTTAAAATCGATTTCCATGCCGGACAAAAAGATTAACAGAATCACGCCTAGGTTCGATAAAAAGGATAAATCATGTGTCACTCCGACCACATTGAAGCCACTAGCTCCTAAAAGGATCCCCACGATAATTTCCGCAATTGCAGTCGGCACCGCGTTAACCCTTAATTTAGCCATTAACAGCGGCACAATTAACGCAAATAAGATAACGAGAAATAAAGATAACTGAGCCATGCAAAGTTGCCCTCCTTAAACACTGTGAAGATTATACTCGATAACACCTGTAATTAAAAGCACTGCTTCTACCATTATCTTAGACTGATCATTATTTTTTTGCATAAAAAAAGTTCATGATCCAAGATCATGAACTTAATCTATTTTAATTAGAAATTGGCTACTTTAACAAAGCGGGTAGCACTAATTGGGTAATACATGGAGCCGTTGATGTTAACCCGGCCACCATAAGTCCGCACTTTTGCACCGCGCAGCAGCTTGGAATTATCCGCCCGAAGACCGGTAGTGTCATAAATATAAGCATTATGTGACAATACCCGTTCAGTACCCAGAATGTTACTTGCAACGACATATTGATTTTCACCAATCTGCAAGTACTTTCTGCCGTTAATTACCTTTTCTTGCGCAACGGTCACGTCCGTTCCAGCAGTCTTTAATTCCGCATTAGTACGATTGCCTTGTTCATCGTAAACATAAGCATCGTGCATCAAAGTCTTCTTCCCTGTTGGTGCTTGCGAAACATTGTCACCAGCGGTTGAATCGCTAGCTGAAGTATCAGTTGGGGCCTCTGCTGCAGTATCTCCTGCTTGCAAATTATAGTAATACTTGAGCAAAGCAAAGAAGTCATTCATGGAATAGCCCCACTTAGCGAAGTAACCATCAGGGTCAGTGTGATTGGTTCCGCCTAAAAAGCGTGAAACGGCGTGGTGTGACCAGATCGTTCCCTGGCCAGTATTGGAGGCATTAACCGGCGTAATGCCATAACGATGAAGCAACTTAGCAGCATAAATAGCATCATTGCTGACACTTTTAGCAAAATTTGCCCGCGTATTTTCTTCACATAGTTCAATTTGAATAAAACGGTTGTTGGCAACAGCACCAGCACCCCAGACACCATAATTTGGCGTCATCATTTGGATAACTTGCTTGCTGTCGACAAAGGCGTGGACATATGAGTACATGTTCATCCATTCACGGTTAAAGTAAATGGCTTCATTGTAAGCAGAAGCATTCGGTGTTGCGGTCTCATGAATTACGATTCCTTCTGGCTTACCCTTTCTGTACCGAATAATGTTGCCGTTAGCATAAAACTTATTGTACCTAATATTGGCTGTTTGCAGCATTTTATACAAGTAAGTTTCGCCAACATAGCTATTTTGCTTGGCAATTGAATTGATTGAAGCCGCCTCAACTGCACGCGGCTGATTAATATTAACAACAGGAGCAACTAAACCTACTCCGATAGCAATAGTAGTTATTAGTTTCTTGATCTTCATTGCTAAACGTTCATTCCTCATTTCTATTTGTTAAAAACTATTATTCAACTTTAAAGTTAGCTTTTTTAATGTATTGGTGAATGCCAATGCGGTAATATTTCTTACCATAAATGTTAATCGCAGCACCATAAGTTGCTACTGATTTATTCTTCTTCATGACCTTCTTATTGTCACGGTTGCCGTAATCATTATAAACAAAGGCATTCTTCTTCAAAGTTCTAAAGGTACCATCAATATTGCCACACGCAATATATTGATCTTCGCCAATACGGTAATATTTCTTACCATTGATTGTTTTGGTGCCGTAAGTGGCAATTACCTTTCCTTCGTCACCTGACTTAAGAGCCTTCATACCCTTGACGCGCTTGCCTTTATCATTATAGACAAATGAGTTATGCATCAAAGTCTTGTTAACTTTCTCATCGCCCTTAGGAGCCTGTGAAGCTGGTGGCAATGCACTGCCTGCATCTAGTAAAGTGTCGTTAACCCAGCCCTTACCAGAAATGTACATCCGCTTTCTGCCGTTATAAAAGGTAATTGTCTTAGTAACAGTGACGGCATCGCCCTTGTTAACAGAGTCAGTCTTCGCAGAAACTGAGTGGTCAGTTGGCCAGGCATAAGTTGCGCCTGATTTTTTAACCACATAAGACTTCGAAGCGTTGGAAATCTTCGGGTCATACTGTGTCAAATTGCTGGAGGTTATTCTAGTGTTTAAAATTGTATTGTAATTATTAGCTGTTGCGTAGGTACCTGTCAGGGCCTTAGTTGCATCAGTATAGGAAGCGGCATTCTCAAGCCACGCACCTTGATAACGGTCGGGTTGCCAAGAAACACCATTACGCAATTTATTACCATTATCATCAAATGACTCCTGGTAATTGTTGTACTTTCTAAATTTAGCAACCACGTAGTAGCTCTTGCCATTCTTATCTTCTTCACGCGTCTTAGCGGAATAAACAGCACCCGGCCACTTATCATCAGCTTTCATGCCAAAGAGATTATTGGCATTAACCGCTAAGCCTGATTGACCCCAATTTGATTCAACGATTGCCTGAGCAATCATCACAGATGGGTACAAGCCATACTTCTTAGCGACCTTTTGTGCCTGGCTAACAGCAGTATTTAAAAAAGTTGTCTCACTCACTGTCGCTGCTGAAACCTTCTCAGCCCGCGCTGGCGAAGCGGCAATTAAGTTGTTGGTAACCGGAATAACAGCCGATGCAGCAAGAACTGCAGCTGAAAAACCAGTGATAAGTCTTCTTTTCATAAAAATAATTTCCTCCTTAATCGACATCTTTATTGTAACGAGCAATTGCCTGATAAACAATAGATGCTGTTTATTTGTAGTCAAAAAGTAATATAGACAGACATTTGTTACAAGTAGTAATTTAACGTTCCAAAATTACCCGCAGATTTTGTAAAAGGTTCTTCTTAACGCGCTGTAATTGAACGCGGCTGACCTTCAGCTCGCTAGCCAACTGGCTAACTGGTTTTTGCAATAGTAAATGCTGCACAAAAATCTGCTGTTCTAAAGCTGACATTTTGGTAACCTCTTTTTGTAACGTAATTAGGTTATCCCAATGACTGATTTGACTAATTTCTTGTCTAGTTACGAGACTTGTCTGTTGTTCATTATGTCGCTTATCTTGGCGCAATAAGTCAACCGTATGCCAGAGAACTTTCCGAAAGCTAAGGCGATCGACCTCTTTACGCGGCAAATTAACCTGTTCGGTTAATATTTGCGCATAAATTAATAGTCCTTCTTGCAGAAAGTCTTCATAGTTAGTATAGTCCTGTCTGACGTGAGCACACTTAATGGCGCCTCTAACTAATTTTTGATTTTCCCATGCTGTAATAAATGCTTGATGATTGATTTTCATTGTTGTGACCTTTTCCTTTATTGTGAGTGTCACAAGCGCTTGTGCATGTTTAGATTAGCAATTTAGGCGCAAAATAAAAAAGCTAATAAAAGGGATCATCAGGGTTAGTATAATAGCGAACTTATTAAACTAATATAATTATTTTTATTTTAATGTAAGCGTATTCTTAAGCTGGGTAATGGCTGAAAAAAGATGAAAAAAAAGCCCAAATCAACTTAGATTCGGGTTCTTCTTAATAAAGCGTATCTGGTCTCTGGCTTATTTGCCGAATAATACGGTGAGATTCAACCAGTTCAGGAAACTCATAAAAATTAGCCAAATAATGACCATAACGTTGTTGTTTCTTATCTAGTAAATTCGCCAAGATATGTTTCAAGGAAAGGTTAGTCAATGGCTCGTGGGGATGAAAGTATTCTGGCTGATCAATTAACGACTTTCCTTTAGTTGCCATCACGTGCCAACCCAAAATACGTTCCAAATGAACAGATGCGAGCTGATAAAGAGCATGATTATAAAATAATCCGTTAACAATTTGCTCACGAATATAACGACTGCAATTGTCAAAAGCAAAAATGTAATCAGAATCACCATAGGAAACGGTCTTAAAAGCAACAGCCGACAGGTTAAGAGGTTGAAAAGCTACCATCTGATGTAAGGCAACCCAATCAATATTGCCTGAATTGTAGCTTCGAGTAGAAAAGTAAGCCAACCGGCCCGTTGCAATCGTATTATGATTTTTTAGGTTAATCTTACGGGCAAACTCCCGCTGAAATTCTAACCCAGCTAATAAGCATTCCTTACTAAAGGAAGTGAAAAGTGATCGGGTGCTGTTATAGCTGAGAATAATGCCAGCCTGATTATCAAAGATGACGCTTTTATACTTTCCAAGCAAAGGCTTTTGCTGAAAGTCATAAAGTGCCAAAGTTTTTTGATTGATCGAATAATGCTCATCTTCGACAAGATAATCATTTAAGACCTGATCATGACCGACTTTCTGCCGCAGGATAGCTTTTGACCAGACACGGTATTCTTGACCTTGCGGGAGGTTGTAATGCTCACATTCTTTCATTGCTAGTTTCCTTTTCTATTGGCTTTAATATATATGATTATACCTTAAAAGTTATCGCTTTCATAGAAAAGCAAACAAAAAACGGAAGCGACATAGTCGTTTCCGTTTCCTGTAATTAACTAATGAGAATTAGTTAAAGTTAGCAACCTTAACGTATTGCTTGCTTGGGCCACCGATACGGTAGTAAGCCTTACCATTCTTGAATGTGTAAGGTGAGCCGTAAGTAGTTACCTTAGCACCCTTGCGTAATACACGGCTGTCAGCACGTTTCTTGCTGGTCTTGTATACGTAAGCGTTGTGAGATAAAGTACGAACAGTACCATCAATGTTGTCAGCCATTACGTATTGGTTGTCACCAATTTGGTATACCAAGCTACCATCAGCAAGCTTAGTAGTTGCGCCAAGAACGTCAACCTTAGTGTAAGCTGCTAAAGTCTTAGTACCAACACGCTTGTGGTCCTTGTCGTAGATGTAAGCATTGTGCATAACAGTCTTAGAAGTCTTTTCAGCAGGCTTGAATGAACCGTCAACATACTTAGTTTCTACGTAAAGGTTTGAGTCAGCACTGTTAATACGAGTGTATGACTTGTCGCCAACCTTGATTGCGTCACCAAAGACAGCAATTTGGTCACCGTTCTTAACAGTAGTCTTAGTGTCAGTTACGTTGTTACCTTCAATCTTGTAAACTGGAACATCACCATCTGATTGAACAGTCTTGTAAGTAGCACCCTTAACACCAACAGTTAATTGGAATGTAACTCTGGTAGTCTTACCATCAGCATTAGTTGCACTTACAGTAACTGGGTACTTACCAGCAACCTTAGTGTTAACCTTACTAATATCTACAGATGTAGCAAGAGGAGTTGCATCTAAGCCACTAACTTTTGCAGAGAAGTCAGCCTTGATAGCATCAACATTTACTACGCCATTAACTGGAACATAGTTCCAACTAGCATCTCCAACTTCAACAGTTTGATTTGGACCAAACTTGCCCGCACCATTCTTGAATGAAATCGTTGGATAAGTAATGTCACCCGTAGTTGATTCTGGGTTAACAGTAATTGCAAAAGTTCCAGTCTTACCATTATTTGCAAGTAAGTTTGCAGTAAAAGTAAATGGTGCAGCTGGTTTTGCAAAACTGTCATCAGCATTTACAGTAACACCTGCTGCTTGAAGACCAGCCTTAATATCACCAGTAAGGTCTTTCCAGTCACCTTTAGCTGAAGTATCAGAATTTCCAGCTGTTGTATTTACACCATATTTTGTAGTAATAGCATCTTTAATAGCTGATACAGTGTAAATACCATTAAGGTCTACTGAACCTGAGGTAGCTACTGGATTAGTTGGCTTAGACTTATCTACAACATATGGGGCACCTTGCTTAGCCGTTTTTGATACTGTAATACCATCATCACTTATTAAAGAATCAAAGTATGCATAACCATTATTAGAAGTTGTGACTTCAGTACCATTAATAGTGTACTTAGTATTTGGAGTCAAGCCCTTAATTGAAAAGCCTTTAACTACAACGTAATATGTAACACCATCTGCAAAAGTAGCTGCTGCCGAAGCATTTGATTTCAATACCTTTTTACCACCAGTAGTATCAAATTGATCTGCAGCGTAGACTTGACTAGTACTATTAGTAAGATCTACTTCACCATTATCTGATTGTACAGTAGCCTTTAAAGCAGATACACTATTTCCAGCTACAATGGCACCAGGGTTGTTCAAAAGAACTTTTACTCCAAAAGTAGTGCTTGAAGTTGTATTAGTAGTTCCAGGCTTAATAGTAACATCACCTGTTGCGGCAAATGCAGTTGATACACTAGTTGCAGCAACTGGTGCAACGGCTAATAATGCAGCTGCAGCAGCACTAACAATTCTTAAATTTTTCTTCATGTGGTCTTTCCTCCTTGTGTATATACAAAATAGTAATAGGCTATAGGTTCAGTCGGATTGAGCCTACATTGTTACAACATCCTTCAAGCCGAATTCATAAGTTTATAACTCTTATGAGGTAGCTTTCAGGCTGAAGAACGCGCATGCGTACAGGCAATCGAACCTGAAGCATAGCTATTACTTACCACATTTCATATTGTACCTACCTTTGTCTCAAATTGCAAGGCGCGGAGTTATTTTACACACTTTTGTAATAAACGCTTACAGCTTCACGTTAAAAATGTAATTTTTTTCATGATTGCTAAACACTAATACATCAATTAATTGGGGGCTTTTGAACTTCAATAAAGTCAAATAACTTGTTTTATACAACAAAAATTTTACAAAATAATAACAAAAAGAAAAAGTCACCTCGCGATGACTTTTCATTAAACTTGCTTATGCTAATTAAATAGCTGCTTAATTTTACTAATGATTCGCTCTAATACTTCCGCCAGCTGCAGACTGCTTAGATTCAGCTGCAGAATTATCGAACAAGTTAGTAACAACTCGTTCAACATATGAAGCAGACTGAGGAACCTGATAGAGATCCACCCCCTCTTTTGCAAAAGCATCTGCTTGCGCAATTGTCGTCATTGCTGTCTTAACTGTCTCTGAATCAAGATCATCTGCCACATTTTGCACGGTTAAGTTAACCTTTTTAGCTTTGCCGTTTAAAAATACTAATTGTAAGGTCTTTGTTCTGGTTACCATCTTAACTATTTTCCTCTTCTTTCCTATATATAGATATCTCTTCGACTGACTTTAGTTACCTTCTTCAATTAATGGAATTGCTTGTTTCTGAATCAGTGTTGCCGCTATTAGGTCATCCCCTTGCAAGATTGCCAGTGCATCCCCCACCTTGGCAAGCCCCGCAGCAGAGGCACCTTTTTTCAGATTACGAAAAATTCGCGACTTGGTTTTTTCTTTACCATATTTAGGATTGTAAAAACTATATTGGATTGATTGGTCTAGTAATTCGAAACTCATTATCAGTAGCCTTTCTTAGTTAACTCTAAAACTTGCTGTAAGCTATCCGCGCGCTAGATGTCTTACACTATTACTAACGAATTGAAACGCCAAAGTGTAACAAATTTACTAAAAAAGTTGTTTCTAACGCCTTAAAAACGTGCATCAGTAGTCAAAATACCCTAAACCATCTATAATTAGTATGAATATTAATAAGGAGGACAAATTCCGATTATGAAAAAATCTACGATTTGGACGATTGTTGCAGTAGTAATTATTGCTATCGGTGGTGGCGTCTTTTACGCAACCCAAAAATCCAATAGCAATCAAGTTGATGCTTCATATAACAGTGCAATGCAGCAAGGTAAAGATGCAGTTGCTGATAAGAATTATTCCAAGGCAAGCAGCGCCTTTGATAAAGCACTTGGCATTAAGAAAACTGCCCAGGCTAAAGCCTATAAGAGCCAAGCAGATAATATGCTTTCGGCAATTAGCGCAACTAAAGATGGCAAGTACGATGATGCACTGACTAACGTCAATAATGTAGTTACTGCAAATAATGGCTACGCTACCTTAACTAAACAGGGGCGCAAATTAAAAACTACTATTAAAGATGTGCAAGATAACTACGAAAACGAGATCAAGCCGATTTTTGATAATGCCAAGCAAGCTGAAGATGGTAAGCAATATCTGCAGGCAATTGACCAATACCAAAGGGTGTTAGATTTGCCTTACATCAACGGTCAATACTATGCCAAATACAAGAAGCAGGCTAAAAAGGGTGTTGATAAGAATAAGAAGCTTGCCGACGAAAATGATAATGGTGCGGGTGCTTTAACGAGAAGTTATCGCTCAAGTTCAAACTCAAACTCAGCAAAGCAAAATCAAGATACTGGTAATGCCGGCAAGACCGGTGAAGGTGCTGTGGGCGACCATAAAGTTCACGGTAAGACGGTTACTAACAATCAAATTAGCCAATTGCGTAAAAGAGTAACCAAACTTGGTTATGACGGAATGTCGTTTAGTCCCCAAGATTTGATCGACCTTTACCGCAAATCTGGCCGCAGTAAACCATCTAAGATTACTAAATCTGATGTCGCAGATTACCTTAAACCGTAATCACCAATCATGTAGCTTTCCTCAAAAAATTAATAAGTTGGTGCTTTAACTAGCACTTACATAGCTTAATTTAAAAATCGTCCGTTGCCATAACTGGCTGGACGATTTTTATTTGAACAAACCGGCCCCACTTTAATTGGTGCTACAAAAGATGCTATAATTTTCCTAGCTAAACGAGCAAAAAGATTTACTATTTATGTACAAATCGTTACAATAGTTGCTTTTACAGCCTAAACTCTGTAAAATGACTATTGACTTTCACGTTTCCTATTTTTATTAAAGGAGTGTCTGCTTTGACTGAAAAAGAAAATAATATCAAAGAGCAAGATAATGAACAAGAACAAGAAAATGAAGACCTCAAGGTTGTCATGCCAGATGCTGAATGGACAACGATGCCCGATGAAGAATTTGACGAACAACCAGACTATTTGAAGGTTTTCACTGACTTCTATATTGCTAAATTTAATCAACGCGACTTGGAAATCATGAACATGTATGACGTCAATTCAAACATGGTTGACATTAACCACTACGTGATTGATAACATTAATTTTGGTCGTAGAGAATTAGTTAAACACGCTCTGCAATACCATGCAAGTAACTTCCAGAGTATTGTTGATGAGATTGTTAAGCAGGACAATGTTGAGCCTGAAAAGATGACCTCATACAAAGACTGGGATAACTGGTATGAAGATCGGCGTGATAATATTTCTACTTCTTTATCATAATTTACTTGTACTATTATTAAAAAAAGAACAAAATAGATACTTAAAAGAGAATGCCAATTGACATTCTTTTTTACTTTAAAATATTAATAAATCTATGGGAGTACGAGATTACTATGAATCAGAAAAAGAAACGGATTTCGGCAGCTGGTCTGCTAATCACGATCGGAATCGTTTACGGGGATATCGGAACTAGTCCACTCTACGTAATGAAGTCAATCGTGAACGGTAACGGCGGAATAGCTAACGTTAACCGTGAATTGATTTTGGGTTCAATTTCTTTAATTTTTTGGACAGTCACATTGCTGACGACTGTCAAGTACGTGCTGATTGCGTTAAGAGCAACCAACCGTGGTGAAGGCGGGATCTTCGCCCTGTATGCTTTAGTTCGTAAACGAGCTAAATGGCTGGTAATGCCGGCATTAATCGGAGGAGCCGCACTGCTGGCTGACGGAACGCTAACCCCAGCCGTGACGGTTACGACCTCAATCGAGGGGTTGAAAAACATGCGTTTTGGTTCTAGCATCCCGGTGCCCAACCAAAATTCCGTCATCATTATTACAATCGCAATTTTGCTGGTACTATTTTCGATTCAGATGCTCGGAACTAGCAGCATTGGAAAAGCTTTTGGACCAATTATGTTTGTCTGGTTCACCTTCTTAGGGATAATCGGCGTCTTGAATATGGCCAATGACTGGTCAATTCTTGAAGCCCTTAACCCAGTTTGGGCAATCAAGATTTTATTTAGCCCAGCTAACAAGGCTGGTATTTTTATCCTCGGTTCTATTTTCCTGGCAACAACTGGTGCCGAAGCCCTATATTCCGATGTTGGTCATGTCGGCAAGGGCAATATTCGTGGCTCATGGCCATATGTTTTTCTTTGCCTGTCATTAAACTATCTTGGCCAAGGCGTCTGGATTTTACAAAATCCGCACTACCAAGCTCACGGCACTGAACTCAATCCGTTCTTTGAAGCTGTTCCAAGTAGTCTGCGGTTATTCGCGATTATTTTGGCAACAATTGCGGCGATCATAGCATCGCAAGCCTTAATCACTGGTTCATTCACGCTTGTTTCCGAAGCCAGTGGACTGAAGTTTTTGCCACGGATGAAAATTAATTATCCAACAACCGAGCACGGTCAGATTTATATTCCATCTGTTAACAAGATGATCTGTGTGGCAACAATTGCTATTGTTATCTTCTTCAGAACCTCAGAACATATGGAAGCGGCCTATGGTCTTTCCATCACGGTCACAATGCTGATGACTACTTTGCTCTTATTCGAGTATCTGGGTTCTAAAAACAGACCGCTATTATTACGCCTGTGCTTTTTAGTAGTTTTCGGCTTTATTGAAGGCATGTTCCTTGTCTCCAGCTTAACCAAGTTCATGCACGGCGGTTATGTTACCGTCTTAATTGCAGGCTTTATCGGTGTTATTATGTTTATCTGGTACTTTGGTAACCGGGTTCGCGATAAGCATGAAGGAGCAAGCACTTATGTCCGGTTAGATGAATATACTGACATGCTGACAGACTTAAGTCACGATGATGATTACCCGACTTATGCAACTAACTTAGTCTACATGGCGAAAGTTAAGTACAATAAGTTCATTAAGCGCGAAATTCTTTATTCAATTTTGGATAAACGACCCAAACGTGCTGCTGCTTACTGGTTCGTTTCCGTCAACATTACGAATGAGCCATTTACGGCCAAATATGCGGTTAACACTTATGGCACTAAAAACGTCATCAACGTTCAACTTTTCTTAGGTTTTAAAAAGCAAACCAGTGTTAACGTCTACTTAAGGCAGATTGTGCAGGATCTGATTAAAGACGGCACAATCGAGGCGCAGCCACAAGAATACACAACCACTCCTGGACGCAAAGTGGGCGATTTCTCATTTGTCATCGTTAATGAGGTTGTTAGTCCGCTCACTAAACTCAAGGGCTTTGAAAAATGGATTTTGAAGGCACGCATTTGGCTGCAAAATCTTTCATCCAACCCTGCCTCATGGTTTGGCCTTGAATTCACCGATACGGTAGTCGAACAAGTACCGTTAATCCTAGGTCGACCAAAGAAAAACCTACATATTAGACGAGTTGCCCCACGCGACTACTCTCATTTAAAAGACCAAGAAATTGATAATAGCTAAATTGAAAAGGACTAGAGATTAACTTCTCCAGTCCTTTTTATGTATCTTCGATAATTTAGGCGTTAATGTCTGAACTTACAAATGCAAGTTTTATTAGTTTAGATATAAAACAACTAGTCTATATCTCCAAAGAACCATTTTCAATAACAGAGCGACAGCGCTTATAAACATGTTTATAATATTCCTTGCCCTTATACATAAAGTTTAATTTTTCAAATTGAGATAAATCACCAATTTTTACCTGTGAAGCAAATTCAATAGGATGCTCCAAATATATTCCCCAAAAGCATGCATAGTTCACGTCATTTAAATTTTCAATTATTTTTACCTTTGAACTTATCGATGGAAAGACTTGCTGGTAAACCTTATAATAAACTATATGTTTATAATTGAAACCTAACTCGTAAATCAGTGCTTCATAGTCAAATTTATTCTGACCAAAGTTTTGCTCTTCTTCTGTATTTCTTACTAAATCTTTAAAATAAGTTTGAGCATAAGAGTCATAGGTAAATTTCTCAAAATTAGATCTTTCAATTAATGTCCTAAATATATGTAGTTTGTTACCCGAAGATATTTTTTGCTTTTGCTTTACTTGTATTTCATTAAAAACTTTTTCGAACTGCAAAATGATATATTTGTATTCATCTTCATCAGAATTGCTTTTTTCATCGTAAAGCTGTGCTACTCTTCTTTGTAGCACCTCTCTCAATAAATTATTCGGTCCTCTGTAGGATGAAGAGGCAGTTGATTCAATAGCCGCTTTTGCCATAATCGAATAGTCTTGTAAATAAGGCTCATTTTTATTATCCTCAAGGAAGTATCCAAATTCTCGAGAAGACTCACTATTTTCATAATTGAAAAGCTTGACCAATTTACTTTCATCCTTTGAAAATTCTTTCAATTCTGCAATAGAATGATTAGTTGCTATATCATCAATAAAATAAATGGTTGGAATTTTCTCAAATGACATTCCAGAAAATTCAGGTAATTGAGGAGTTATTAAAATTCTCTTTATTAATTCATCGATTCTATTGTTTTGAGAGCCTTTTTTAGGGTTGGCAATGATTTCTTTATAATTGCCTAACAACATATCATATTTTTCACTTTCAAATAAATAAAGATAAATAATATATAATTCTTGATTAATTATAATCTTATCAAGCTTTTTTCTGGAAATTAATTGATTTTCCACATAACTTAAGTACTTATTTGCATCCCTTGGTGTCCTTTTTTCTTTTTCAAACAACTCAGCTATATCTGTAAAATCAAAGTCCCTAGTATATTTATCACTGGCAGACTTGATATTTGGTTTATCTAGATACTCAACTTTTTCTTTTATTTTATCATTTACCATTTTTGCAATATTTTCAGATTGTAGCTGTATAGGAAGCCCTATTTTCATATCAATTATCTTACTTAGATATCCACTATTATTCTTAGCAATTTTATTCCAATCTCCAACGAAGATTATTCTAATTTTGCCTTTAATCTGATTAAAAAACAGATAAAGCTCTTCTTGTGTTTCTATATCTAGTCTATCGAAATCATCAACTATCAAAACACTTGGACGTTTTTTACGTTTTAAAACAGCTTTATCTATCCATAAGAGGAATCTATTTATATCAAAAAATTTATTTTGATAA
This genomic window from Lactobacillus panisapium contains:
- a CDS encoding SLAP domain-containing protein, whose translation is MKRRLITGFSAAVLAASAVIPVTNNLIAASPARAEKVSAATVSETTFLNTAVSQAQKVAKKYGLYPSVMIAQAIVESNWGQSGLAVNANNLFGMKADDKWPGAVYSAKTREEDKNGKSYYVVAKFRKYNNYQESFDDNGNKLRNGVSWQPDRYQGAWLENAASYTDATKALTGTYATANNYNTILNTRITSSNLTQYDPKISNASKSYVVKKSGATYAWPTDHSVSAKTDSVNKGDAVTVTKTITFYNGRKRMYISGKGWVNDTLLDAGSALPPASQAPKGDEKVNKTLMHNSFVYNDKGKRVKGMKALKSGDEGKVIATYGTKTINGKKYYRIGEDQYIACGNIDGTFRTLKKNAFVYNDYGNRDNKKVMKKNKSVATYGAAINIYGKKYYRIGIHQYIKKANFKVE
- a CDS encoding SLAP domain-containing protein, translating into MKIKKLITTIAIGVGLVAPVVNINQPRAVEAASINSIAKQNSYVGETYLYKMLQTANIRYNKFYANGNIIRYRKGKPEGIVIHETATPNASAYNEAIYFNREWMNMYSYVHAFVDSKQVIQMMTPNYGVWGAGAVANNRFIQIELCEENTRANFAKSVSNDAIYAAKLLHRYGITPVNASNTGQGTIWSHHAVSRFLGGTNHTDPDGYFAKWGYSMNDFFALLKYYYNLQAGDTAAEAPTDTSASDSTAGDNVSQAPTGKKTLMHDAYVYDEQGNRTNAELKTAGTDVTVAQEKVINGRKYLQIGENQYVVASNILGTERVLSHNAYIYDTTGLRADNSKLLRGAKVRTYGGRVNINGSMYYPISATRFVKVANF
- a CDS encoding DUF2922 domain-containing protein, which encodes MVTRTKTLQLVFLNGKAKKVNLTVQNVADDLDSETVKTAMTTIAQADAFAKEGVDLYQVPQSASYVERVVTNLFDNSAAESKQSAAGGSIRANH
- a CDS encoding sigma-70 family RNA polymerase sigma factor; translation: MKINHQAFITAWENQKLVRGAIKCAHVRQDYTNYEDFLQEGLLIYAQILTEQVNLPRKEVDRLSFRKVLWHTVDLLRQDKRHNEQQTSLVTRQEISQISHWDNLITLQKEVTKMSALEQQIFVQHLLLQKPVSQLASELKVSRVQLQRVKKNLLQNLRVILER
- a CDS encoding SLAP domain-containing protein, producing the protein MKKNLRIVSAAAAALLAVAPVAATSVSTAFAATGDVTIKPGTTNTTSSTTFGVKVLLNNPGAIVAGNSVSALKATVQSDNGEVDLTNSTSQVYAADQFDTTGGKKVLKSNASAAATFADGVTYYVVVKGFSIKGLTPNTKYTINGTEVTTSNNGYAYFDSLISDDGITVSKTAKQGAPYVVDKSKPTNPVATSGSVDLNGIYTVSAIKDAITTKYGVNTTAGNSDTSAKGDWKDLTGDIKAGLQAAGVTVNADDSFAKPAAPFTFTANLLANNGKTGTFAITVNPESTTGDITYPTISFKNGAGKFGPNQTVEVGDASWNYVPVNGVVNVDAIKADFSAKVSGLDATPLATSVDISKVNTKVAGKYPVTVSATNADGKTTRVTFQLTVGVKGATYKTVQSDGDVPVYKIEGNNVTDTKTTVKNGDQIAVFGDAIKVGDKSYTRINSADSNLYVETKYVDGSFKPAEKTSKTVMHNAYIYDKDHKRVGTKTLAAYTKVDVLGATTKLADGSLVYQIGDNQYVMADNIDGTVRTLSHNAYVYKTSKKRADSRVLRKGAKVTTYGSPYTFKNGKAYYRIGGPSKQYVKVANFN
- a CDS encoding DUF1659 domain-containing protein, coding for MSFELLDQSIQYSFYNPKYGKEKTKSRIFRNLKKGASAAGLAKVGDALAILQGDDLIAATLIQKQAIPLIEEGN
- a CDS encoding KUP/HAK/KT family potassium transporter, with protein sequence MNQKKKRISAAGLLITIGIVYGDIGTSPLYVMKSIVNGNGGIANVNRELILGSISLIFWTVTLLTTVKYVLIALRATNRGEGGIFALYALVRKRAKWLVMPALIGGAALLADGTLTPAVTVTTSIEGLKNMRFGSSIPVPNQNSVIIITIAILLVLFSIQMLGTSSIGKAFGPIMFVWFTFLGIIGVLNMANDWSILEALNPVWAIKILFSPANKAGIFILGSIFLATTGAEALYSDVGHVGKGNIRGSWPYVFLCLSLNYLGQGVWILQNPHYQAHGTELNPFFEAVPSSLRLFAIILATIAAIIASQALITGSFTLVSEASGLKFLPRMKINYPTTEHGQIYIPSVNKMICVATIAIVIFFRTSEHMEAAYGLSITVTMLMTTLLLFEYLGSKNRPLLLRLCFLVVFGFIEGMFLVSSLTKFMHGGYVTVLIAGFIGVIMFIWYFGNRVRDKHEGASTYVRLDEYTDMLTDLSHDDDYPTYATNLVYMAKVKYNKFIKREILYSILDKRPKRAAAYWFVSVNITNEPFTAKYAVNTYGTKNVINVQLFLGFKKQTSVNVYLRQIVQDLIKDGTIEAQPQEYTTTPGRKVGDFSFVIVNEVVSPLTKLKGFEKWILKARIWLQNLSSNPASWFGLEFTDTVVEQVPLILGRPKKNLHIRRVAPRDYSHLKDQEIDNS